A genomic segment from Prochlorothrix hollandica PCC 9006 = CALU 1027 encodes:
- a CDS encoding phage holin family protein, with protein sequence MPKFLTTWLLTALALLLTAFLVPGIRLGGFGDAIVGAAMLGFVNAIVRPILFFLTLPLTIVTLGLFLPLLNVIALVLVDKLTPGLTISNALSAIVGAIVLAIVSGVLTGLTDEETA encoded by the coding sequence ATGCCCAAATTTCTGACCACTTGGCTGCTGACGGCCCTTGCCCTCCTCCTCACCGCTTTTTTGGTGCCCGGTATACGGTTGGGGGGCTTTGGTGATGCGATCGTCGGGGCGGCCATGTTGGGCTTTGTCAACGCCATTGTGCGCCCCATTTTGTTCTTCCTCACCTTGCCCCTCACGATCGTGACCCTGGGTCTCTTTTTACCCCTGCTTAATGTGATTGCCTTGGTGTTAGTGGATAAGCTCACCCCCGGTCTCACCATTAGCAATGCCCTCTCTGCCATTGTGGGGGCGATCGTCCTGGCCATTGTCTCCGGGGTCCTAACGGGACTCACCGACGAGGAAACAGCGTAA